A region of Arabidopsis thaliana chromosome 5, partial sequence DNA encodes the following proteins:
- the SUS1 gene encoding sucrose synthase 1 (sucrose synthase 1 (SUS1); FUNCTIONS IN: UDP-glycosyltransferase activity, sucrose synthase activity; INVOLVED IN: in 6 processes; LOCATED IN: cellular_component unknown; EXPRESSED IN: 31 plant structures; EXPRESSED DURING: 14 growth stages; CONTAINS InterPro DOMAIN/s: Sucrose synthase, plant/cyanobacteria (InterPro:IPR012820), Sucrose synthase (InterPro:IPR000368), Glycosyl transferase, group 1 (InterPro:IPR001296); BEST Arabidopsis thaliana protein match is: sucrose synthase 4 (TAIR:AT3G43190.1); Has 8160 Blast hits to 8157 proteins in 1636 species: Archae - 294; Bacteria - 5212; Metazoa - 101; Fungi - 72; Plants - 800; Viruses - 0; Other Eukaryotes - 1681 (source: NCBI BLink).) encodes MANAERMITRVHSQRERLNETLVSERNEVLALLSRVEAKGKGILQQNQIIAEFEALPEQTRKKLEGGPFFDLLKSTQEAIVLPPWVALAVRPRPGVWEYLRVNLHALVVEELQPAEFLHFKEELVDGVKNGNFTLELDFEPFNASIPRPTLHKYIGNGVDFLNRHLSAKLFHDKESLLPLLKFLRLHSHQGKNLMLSEKIQNLNTLQHTLRKAEEYLAELKSETLYEEFEAKFEEIGLERGWGDNAERVLDMIRLLLDLLEAPDPCTLETFLGRVPMVFNVVILSPHGYFAQDNVLGYPDTGGQVVYILDQVRALEIEMLQRIKQQGLNIKPRILILTRLLPDAVGTTCGERLERVYDSEYCDILRVPFRTEKGIVRKWISRFEVWPYLETYTEDAAVELSKELNGKPDLIIGNYSDGNLVASLLAHKLGVTQCTIAHALEKTKYPDSDIYWKKLDDKYHFSCQFTADIFAMNHTDFIITSTFQEIAGSKETVGQYESHTAFTLPGLYRVVHGIDVFDPKFNIVSPGADMSIYFPYTEEKRRLTKFHSEIEELLYSDVENKEHLCVLKDKKKPILFTMARLDRVKNLSGLVEWYGKNTRLRELANLVVVGGDRRKESKDNEEKAEMKKMYDLIEEYKLNGQFRWISSQMDRVRNGELYRYICDTKGAFVQPALYEAFGLTVVEAMTCGLPTFATCKGGPAEIIVHGKSGFHIDPYHGDQAADTLADFFTKCKEDPSHWDEISKGGLQRIEEKYTWQIYSQRLLTLTGVYGFWKHVSNLDRLEARRYLEMFYALKYRPLAQAVPLAQDD; translated from the exons ATGGCAAACGCTGAACGTATGATAACGCGCGTCCACAGCCAACGTGAGCGTTTGAACGAAACGCTTGTTTCTGAGAGAAACGAAGTCCTTGCCTTGCTTTCCAG GGTTGAAGCCAAAGGTAAAGGTATTTTACAACAAAACCAGATCATTGCTGAATTCGAAGCTTTGCCTGAACAAACCCGGAAGAAACTTGAAGGTGGTCCTTTCTTTGACCTTCTCAAATCCACTCAG GAAGCAATTGTGTTGCCACCATGGGTTGCTCTAGCTGTGAGGCCAAGGCCTGGTGTTTGGGAATACTTACGAGTCAATCTCCATGCTCTTGTCGTTGAAGAACTCCAACCTGCTGAGTTTCTTCATTTCAAGGAAGAACTCGTTGATGGAGT TAAGAATGGTAATTTCACTCTTGAGCTTGATTTCGAGCCATTCAATGCGTCTATCCCTCGTCCAACACTCCACAAATACATTGGAAATGGTGTTGACTTCCTTAACCGTCATTTATCGGCTAAGCTCTTCCATGACAAGGAGAGTTTGCTTCCATTGCTTAAGTTCCTTCGTCTTCACAGCCACCAGGGCAAG AACCTGATGTTGAGCGAGAAGATTCAGAACCTCAACACTCTGCAACACACCTTGAGGAAAGCAGAAGAGTATCTAGCAGAGCTTAAGTCCGAAACACTGTATGAAGAGTTTGAGGCCAAGTTTGAGGAGATTGGTCTTGAGAGGGGATGGGGAGACAATGCAGAGCGTGTCCTTGACATGATACGTCTTCTTTTGGACCTTCTTGAGGCGCCTGATCCTTGCACTCTTGAGACTTTTCTTGGAAGAGTACCAATGGTGTTCAACGTTGTGATCCTCTCTCCACATGGTTACTTTGCTCAGGACAATGTTCTTGGTTACCCTGACACTGGTGGACAG GTTGTTTACATTCTTGATCAAGTTCGTGCTCTGGAGATAGAGATGCTTCAACGTATTAAGCAACAAGGACTCAACATTAAACCAAGGATTCTCATT CTAACTCGACTTCTACCTGATGCGGTAGGAACTACATGCGGTGAACGTCTCGAGAGAGTTTATGATTCTGAGTACTGTGATATTCTTCGTGTGCCCTTCAGAACAGAGAAGGGTATTGTTCGCAAATGGATCTCAAGGTTCGAAGTCTGGCCATATCTAGAGACTTACACCGAG GATGCTGCGGTTGAGCTATCGAAAGAATTGAATGGCAAGCCTGACCTTATCATTGGTAACTACAGTGATGGAAatcttgttgcttctttatTGGCTCACAAACTTGGTGTCACTCAG TGTACCATTGCTCATGCtcttgagaaaacaaagtacCCGGATTCTGATATCTACTGGAAGAAGCTTGACGACAAGTACCATTTCTCATGCCAGTTCACTGCGGATATTTTCGCAATGAACCACACTGATTTCATCATCACTAGTACTTTCCAAGAAATTGCTGGAAG CAAAGAAACTGTTGGGCAGTATGAAAGCCACACAGCCTTTACTCTTCCCGGATTGTATCGAGTTGTTCACGGGATTGATGTGTTTGATCCCAAGTTCAACATTGTCTCTCCTGGTGCTGATATGAGCATCTACTTCCCTTACACAGAGGAGAAGCGTAGATTGACTAAGTTCCACTCTGAGATCGAGGAGCTCCTCTACAGCGATGTTGAGAACAAAGAGCACTT ATGTGTGCTCAAGGACAAGAAGAAGCCGATTCTCTTCACAATGGCTAGGCTTGATCGTGTCAAGAACTTGTCAGGTCTTGTTGAGTGGTACGGGAAGAACACCCGCTTGCGTGAGCTAGCTAACTTGGTTGTTGTTGGAGGAGACAGGAGGAAAGAGTCAAAGGACAATGAAGAGAAAgcagagatgaagaaaatgtatGATCTCATTGAGGAATACAAGCTAAACGGTCAGTTCAGGTGGATCTCCTCTCAGATGGACCGGGTAAGGAACGGTGAGCTGTACCGGTACATCTGTGACACCAAGGGTGCTTTTGTCCAACCTGCATTATATGAAGCCTTTGGGTTAACTGTTGTGGAGGCTATGACTTGTGGTTTACCGACTTTCGCCACTTGCAAAGGTGGTCCAGCTGAGATCATTGTGCACGGTAAATCGGGTTTCCACATTGACCCTTACCATGGTGATCAGGCTGCTGATACTCTTGCTGATTTCTTCACCAAGTGTAAGGAGGATCCATCTCACTGGGATGAGATCTCAAAAGGAGGGCTTCAGAGGATTGAGgagaa ATACACTTGGCAAATCTATTCACAGAGGCTCTTGACATTGACTGGTGTGTATGGATTCTGGAAGCATGTCTCGAACCTTGACCGTCTTGAGGCTCGCCGTTACCTTGAAATGTTCTATGCATTGAAGTATCGCCCATTG GCTCAGGCTGTTCCTCTTGCACAAGATgattga